The following proteins are encoded in a genomic region of Flammeovirga pectinis:
- a CDS encoding NAD-dependent epimerase/dehydratase family protein, protein MSNTAIITGGSGFVGSNLARFLLQKGWNIHLILRKSSNTTNIEDIIDKISIFYHDNNISALIEYFQTTNSDVVYHLASYIKTEHEPSDIIKLINSNVLFSTEILEACSKASIKYFINTGTYWQYYQSDEYNPVDLYASTKEAFEKIIKYYVEAEGLKVMTLKLYDTYGENDTRPKLINLLHKFADEGKVLDMSAGEQKLYLTHISDICEAYHQAYLNIQSIESHLTSYAIRSEKSYSLKEIIQTFEILTNKKVNINWGSRLYRKREVMKPNNTITILKNWNPKISLKNGLKRY, encoded by the coding sequence ATGTCAAATACAGCGATAATAACTGGAGGCTCGGGTTTTGTTGGATCAAACTTGGCTAGATTTCTTCTTCAGAAAGGATGGAATATACATCTAATTTTAAGAAAATCTTCGAATACAACTAACATCGAAGATATCATAGATAAGATATCAATATTCTATCATGACAATAATATTTCAGCATTAATCGAATATTTTCAAACAACAAATTCTGACGTAGTATATCATCTAGCCTCTTATATTAAAACTGAACATGAACCTTCAGATATTATCAAGCTTATTAATAGTAATGTACTATTTTCAACTGAAATTTTAGAAGCGTGTTCTAAAGCTTCTATAAAGTACTTCATTAATACTGGTACTTATTGGCAATATTATCAAAGTGATGAATATAATCCTGTAGATTTATACGCTTCAACTAAGGAAGCTTTTGAAAAAATAATCAAATATTATGTTGAAGCAGAAGGTTTGAAAGTCATGACTCTAAAGCTTTATGATACTTATGGAGAAAATGACACTCGGCCTAAATTAATTAATTTACTTCACAAATTTGCAGATGAAGGTAAAGTATTAGACATGTCAGCTGGTGAACAAAAGCTATATCTAACTCATATTTCAGATATTTGCGAAGCTTATCATCAAGCATATCTAAATATACAGTCTATAGAAAGTCATTTAACTTCTTATGCTATTAGATCTGAGAAGTCATATTCATTAAAAGAGATTATTCAAACTTTTGAAATATTAACTAATAAAAAAGTTAATATTAATTGGGGTTCTAGGTTGTATCGAAAAAGAGAAGTCATGAAACCAAACAATACAATTACCATATTAAAAAATTGGAATCCCAAAATTAGTCTTAAGAATGGTTTAAAGAGATATTAA
- the rfbH gene encoding lipopolysaccharide biosynthesis protein RfbH: protein MESNKAQELRKQIKGLVEQYALEKYTPVAFEGGNTIIPPAGKVIGKEELQNMVDASLDGWLTTGRFNQLFEKKLAEFLGVKYCLSVNSGSSANLVAFSALTSPKLGDRAIKKGDEVIGVAAGFPTTVNPIVQFGAIPVFVDVDIKTHNIDADLIEAAITPKTKAIMLAHTLGNPFNLGKIRELCDKYNLWLVEDCCDALGATYNDQLVGTFGDIATLSFYPAHHITMGEGGAVFTNNPELKLIAESFRDWGRDCYCAPGCDNTCGCRFEQQHGNLPFGYDHKYVYSHTGYNLKITDMQAACGLAQLDRVEEFIQKRRENFDYLKNRLSTLGDFLQLTEATENSNPSWFGFAITLKKSSGVNRVDLLRFLDSHKIGSRLLFAGNLTKQPYFKDIDYRVVGELKNTDETMNNTFWIGLFPALGTEHFEFVAEKLEEFFGLNF from the coding sequence ATGGAATCTAATAAAGCACAAGAATTACGCAAACAAATTAAGGGTTTGGTAGAGCAATATGCTCTAGAAAAATATACGCCTGTAGCTTTTGAAGGTGGAAATACAATCATCCCTCCTGCAGGTAAAGTAATTGGGAAAGAAGAGCTCCAAAATATGGTAGATGCTTCTTTAGATGGTTGGTTAACGACAGGACGTTTCAATCAATTGTTTGAAAAAAAATTAGCTGAATTTTTAGGAGTAAAATACTGTTTATCTGTCAATTCTGGTTCATCCGCTAATTTAGTTGCATTTAGTGCTTTAACTTCTCCAAAATTAGGAGATCGTGCAATTAAAAAGGGAGATGAAGTAATTGGTGTAGCAGCAGGTTTTCCGACAACAGTAAACCCAATTGTTCAATTTGGAGCTATTCCTGTTTTTGTAGATGTGGATATTAAAACACATAATATTGATGCCGACTTAATTGAAGCGGCTATTACTCCAAAGACAAAAGCGATTATGCTAGCGCACACTTTAGGGAATCCCTTCAACCTGGGTAAAATCCGTGAGTTATGTGATAAATATAACCTCTGGTTAGTTGAAGATTGTTGTGATGCTTTAGGTGCTACATATAACGATCAATTGGTAGGTACATTCGGAGATATAGCTACATTAAGCTTCTACCCTGCACACCATATTACAATGGGTGAAGGTGGTGCTGTATTTACCAATAACCCTGAGTTAAAATTAATTGCTGAATCGTTCAGAGATTGGGGCAGAGATTGCTATTGTGCTCCAGGATGCGATAACACATGTGGTTGCCGATTTGAACAACAGCATGGAAATTTGCCTTTTGGTTATGACCATAAGTATGTATATTCTCATACGGGTTACAACTTAAAAATCACTGACATGCAAGCGGCATGTGGTTTAGCTCAATTGGATAGAGTGGAAGAATTCATTCAAAAAAGAAGAGAGAATTTTGACTACCTAAAGAATAGGCTTTCTACATTAGGAGACTTTCTACAACTTACTGAAGCAACAGAAAATAGTAACCCTTCTTGGTTTGGTTTTGCTATAACGTTAAAAAAATCATCTGGTGTCAACCGTGTTGATTTATTACGTTTCTTAGATAGTCATAAAATAGGTTCTAGATTACTTTTCGCTGGTAATTTAACAAAACAACCTTATTTTAAAGATATTGACTATCGTGTAGTGGGAGAACTAAAAAATACGGATGAAACAATGAATAATACATTTTGGATTGGTCTTTTCCCTGCATTAGGCACAGAACATTTTGAATTTGTTGCAGAAAAATTGGAAGAGTTTTTTGGTCTAAATTTCTAA
- the rfbG gene encoding CDP-glucose 4,6-dehydratase has translation MGLIKGQVNPEFWKGKKVFLTGHTGFKGSWLALWLQSLGAVLKGYALEENTAPALFSTANVADNIESEIGDIRKLEQLKESMVSFNPEVLIHMAAQPLVRLSYKDPVDTYSSNVMGTVNVLESARYCSNLKSIVSVTTDKCYENKEWAWGYRENEPMGGHDPYSSSKGCAELITSSFRRSFFSTSETANVASARAGNVIGGGDWADDRLIPDILTAFENKEPVIVRNPLSTRPWQHVLEPLSGYLVLAEQLYEDNTLAEGWNFGPLDEDCKSVEWILNKMVKLWGEGASWELDKNSNPHEAGFLKLDCSKAKNSLKWEPKWRLEQTLSSINHWQHAFKAGANMQEQCLLEIKKYQNQY, from the coding sequence ATGGGATTAATAAAAGGACAAGTGAATCCAGAATTTTGGAAAGGAAAAAAAGTCTTCTTAACTGGGCATACAGGTTTTAAAGGAAGTTGGTTAGCATTGTGGCTTCAATCTTTGGGAGCTGTGTTAAAAGGATATGCTTTAGAAGAGAATACGGCTCCAGCATTATTTTCAACAGCAAATGTTGCTGATAATATAGAGTCTGAAATTGGTGATATTAGAAAGCTTGAGCAATTAAAAGAGAGTATGGTTTCTTTTAATCCTGAAGTTTTAATTCATATGGCTGCTCAACCTTTAGTTCGTTTATCTTACAAAGACCCTGTTGACACCTATTCTTCTAATGTAATGGGTACTGTAAATGTACTTGAGTCTGCAAGATATTGCTCGAACCTTAAGTCTATTGTTTCAGTGACGACTGATAAGTGTTACGAAAACAAAGAATGGGCTTGGGGTTACAGAGAAAATGAACCTATGGGTGGTCACGATCCTTACAGTAGTAGCAAAGGGTGTGCAGAGTTGATAACATCTTCATTTAGAAGGTCATTTTTCTCTACGTCGGAAACCGCCAATGTTGCATCTGCTAGAGCTGGTAATGTAATAGGTGGTGGCGATTGGGCAGATGATCGTTTAATCCCAGACATACTTACTGCTTTTGAGAATAAAGAACCTGTAATTGTTCGTAACCCATTATCTACTCGACCATGGCAGCATGTTTTAGAACCTCTTTCAGGATACTTAGTCTTAGCTGAGCAACTTTATGAAGATAATACCCTTGCTGAAGGCTGGAATTTTGGTCCTTTAGATGAGGATTGTAAATCTGTAGAGTGGATATTAAACAAAATGGTTAAACTTTGGGGAGAAGGAGCCTCATGGGAGTTAGATAAAAATAGTAACCCTCATGAAGCAGGTTTTTTAAAACTGGATTGTTCTAAAGCAAAGAATAGCTTAAAATGGGAACCAAAATGGAGATTAGAACAAACATTATCTTCAATAAATCATTGGCAACATGCTTTTAAAGCGGGCGCTAACATGCAAGAACAATGTCTTTTAGAAATTAAAAAATATCAGAATCAATACTAA
- the rfbF gene encoding glucose-1-phosphate cytidylyltransferase, protein MKAVILAGGLGTRLSEETVTKPKPMVEIGGKPILWHIMKIYSKYGINDFIICCGYKGYIIKEYFANYFNHQSDLTFNMKDNEIIVHEKRAEPWTVTLVDTGDNSLTGGRLKRVEQYIKDEEAFCFTYGDGVADINIQELIDFHTSHGKQATLTATFPPGRFGALDIQNNEVKQFQEKPRGDGALINGGFFVLSPKVLDRIEGDLTTWEQEPLKSLAADAELMAFKHEGFWQPMDTLRDKMHLEELWETKKAPWKLWD, encoded by the coding sequence ATGAAAGCTGTTATTCTTGCAGGTGGTCTTGGTACTCGACTAAGTGAAGAGACCGTTACCAAGCCTAAACCAATGGTAGAGATTGGTGGAAAACCAATTCTTTGGCACATTATGAAAATATATTCAAAATATGGTATTAATGATTTTATCATTTGCTGTGGCTATAAAGGGTATATTATAAAAGAATATTTTGCGAATTACTTTAATCACCAGTCTGATCTTACTTTTAACATGAAAGACAATGAAATAATTGTTCATGAAAAGAGAGCAGAACCTTGGACAGTAACATTGGTGGATACAGGTGATAATTCTCTTACAGGCGGACGTTTAAAGAGAGTAGAACAATACATTAAAGATGAAGAAGCATTTTGTTTTACCTATGGTGATGGTGTCGCTGATATTAACATACAAGAATTAATAGATTTCCATACCTCCCATGGTAAACAAGCAACATTAACAGCTACATTTCCTCCCGGACGTTTTGGAGCATTAGATATTCAAAATAATGAAGTAAAGCAATTTCAAGAAAAGCCAAGAGGAGATGGTGCTCTAATTAATGGTGGGTTCTTTGTTTTATCTCCAAAAGTATTAGATAGAATTGAAGGGGATTTAACCACTTGGGAGCAGGAGCCTCTTAAAAGTTTGGCTGCAGATGCAGAATTAATGGCTTTCAAACATGAAGGTTTCTGGCAACCAATGGATACATTAAGGGATAAGATGCATTTAGAAGAATTGTGGGAAACTAAAAAAGCACCTTGGAAATTATGGGATTAA
- a CDS encoding FAD-binding oxidoreductase has translation MYSIKLRNNTTFTASDNETIFEAAKKNNIHLEHSCLKARCSACKVKVVDGETEVIENDLILSNNERKEGYILSCNTKALSDVILDIEDLGNIELFESKIVPAKINAIDKLTDDVIQVELRLPPTVNFKFNPGQYINLIKGTTKRSYSIAEVRTDKTLVFYIKNYESGVMSKYWFNEAKPNDLLRMEGPLGTFFYRPKENIENIIFLGTGTGIAPINAILQNFDQNPQLIEGKNIIIYFGARFEKDLFWTNSFKNINIKFIPVLSKPCASWKGESGYIQDLLIKDQYNLVFSQVFACGSDQMIKSAKQLLIQHQLDEMNFYSDAFICSN, from the coding sequence ATGTATTCTATAAAACTAAGAAACAATACAACTTTCACTGCCTCAGATAATGAGACTATTTTCGAGGCAGCAAAAAAGAACAATATTCATCTTGAACATAGTTGTTTAAAAGCAAGATGTAGTGCTTGTAAAGTAAAAGTTGTAGATGGAGAAACTGAAGTTATTGAGAATGATTTAATACTTTCTAATAACGAGCGAAAAGAAGGATATATTTTATCATGTAATACTAAAGCACTTTCTGATGTTATTTTAGATATTGAAGATTTAGGCAACATAGAATTATTTGAATCTAAAATAGTTCCTGCTAAAATTAATGCTATTGATAAGTTGACTGATGATGTTATTCAAGTTGAATTACGTTTACCTCCTACTGTAAATTTCAAATTTAACCCAGGACAATATATCAATTTAATAAAAGGAACTACTAAAAGAAGTTATTCAATTGCAGAAGTACGAACTGATAAAACACTAGTTTTTTATATTAAGAATTATGAAAGTGGAGTCATGAGTAAATACTGGTTTAATGAGGCTAAACCAAATGATTTATTAAGAATGGAAGGACCATTAGGCACTTTTTTCTACAGACCTAAAGAGAATATAGAAAATATCATATTCTTAGGTACAGGTACTGGTATTGCTCCAATTAATGCAATACTTCAAAATTTTGATCAAAATCCACAACTGATAGAAGGTAAAAACATTATCATCTACTTTGGTGCTAGGTTTGAAAAAGATCTATTTTGGACAAATTCTTTCAAAAACATAAATATTAAATTTATACCTGTTCTATCTAAGCCTTGTGCTAGTTGGAAAGGAGAAAGCGGTTATATACAAGATTTACTAATAAAAGATCAATATAATTTAGTATTTTCACAAGTTTTTGCATGTGGTTCTGACCAAATGATTAAAAGTGCAAAACAACTTTTAATACAACATCAACTTGATGAAATGAACTTCTATTCAGATGCCTTTATTTGTTCTAACTAA
- a CDS encoding nucleotide sugar dehydrogenase — MDIKTKKLGIIGLGYVGLPLAVEFGKNGYEVIGFDINQPRIQELQKNIDATLEVTTEEMKEATGLSYSYNLDNIKDCDIYIVTVPTPIDQYKTPDLTPLKKASETVGKVISKGNIVIYESTVYPGCTEEECIPVVEKTANLKFNTDFFAGYSPERINPGDHVHRVHNIMKVTSGSTPEIADIVDSLYASIVTVGTHKASCLKVAEAAKVIENSQRDLNIAFVNELSKIFDKVGIDTLEVLEAAGTKWNFLPFRPGLVGGHCIGVDPYYLTYKSEALGYHPEVILAGRRINDSMGPHVANQVIKLMLKEGHSIKKNKVLVLGITFKEDCPDIRNSRVIDVIQEFQEFGVDLDVYDPYASKEEVKEEYGIDLIDSISSEYSAIVLTVSHAEFKNLDWAALKTPSTIIYDVKSVLPKELISDRL, encoded by the coding sequence ATGGATATTAAGACTAAAAAATTAGGTATCATCGGCTTAGGTTATGTAGGCTTACCTCTAGCAGTTGAGTTCGGTAAAAATGGTTACGAAGTAATTGGCTTTGATATTAACCAACCTAGAATCCAAGAATTACAAAAAAATATAGATGCAACTTTAGAGGTTACAACGGAGGAGATGAAAGAAGCTACAGGCTTATCTTACTCTTATAACCTTGATAACATAAAAGATTGTGACATATACATTGTTACTGTCCCCACTCCAATAGATCAATATAAAACACCAGACCTTACGCCGCTTAAAAAAGCAAGTGAGACAGTTGGTAAAGTAATTTCAAAAGGAAACATTGTTATTTACGAATCTACAGTATACCCTGGATGTACGGAAGAAGAATGTATTCCAGTGGTAGAAAAGACGGCAAATTTAAAATTCAATACAGATTTCTTTGCAGGTTACTCTCCAGAAAGAATTAACCCAGGAGACCATGTACATAGAGTACATAACATCATGAAAGTCACTTCTGGTTCTACGCCCGAAATTGCTGATATAGTAGATAGTTTATACGCTTCTATTGTAACGGTTGGAACACATAAAGCCTCTTGTTTAAAAGTGGCAGAAGCAGCGAAAGTAATTGAGAACTCTCAACGTGATTTGAATATTGCTTTTGTAAACGAATTATCAAAGATATTTGATAAGGTAGGTATTGATACTTTAGAGGTATTAGAAGCTGCGGGTACAAAGTGGAATTTCCTTCCTTTTCGTCCCGGTTTAGTAGGCGGACACTGTATTGGTGTTGACCCTTATTACCTTACATATAAATCTGAAGCATTAGGCTATCATCCTGAAGTAATCTTAGCGGGTAGACGAATTAACGACAGCATGGGACCTCATGTAGCAAATCAAGTCATTAAATTGATGCTTAAAGAAGGACATTCTATTAAAAAGAATAAAGTATTAGTATTAGGTATCACATTTAAAGAAGATTGTCCTGATATTAGAAATTCTAGAGTAATTGATGTTATTCAAGAATTTCAAGAATTTGGTGTCGATTTAGATGTTTATGATCCTTACGCTTCTAAAGAAGAGGTAAAAGAAGAATATGGAATTGATTTAATAGACTCTATTTCTTCTGAGTATAGTGCCATTGTATTAACGGTTTCACATGCTGAATTCAAAAATTTAGATTGGGCTGCTCTTAAAACACCATCTACAATTATTTATGATGTAAAAAGCGTATTACCAAAAGAACTTATTTCTGATAGATTGTAA
- the wecC gene encoding UDP-N-acetyl-D-mannosamine dehydrogenase, with amino-acid sequence MKVTVVGLGYIGLPTAALITQNKVAVHGVDINQKVVDTINAGKIHIVEPELDTAVANAVKKGYLKAGTTPIVGDVYLIVVPTPFKDKNEPDISFVEAATKAVLPLLKEGDLYIIESTSPVGTTEKMANLIYSERAELKDKLHIAYCPERVLPGNVMYELVHNDRVIGGVDEVSTQKAIDFYANFVKGQLHPTNARTAEMCKLVENSSRDVQIAFANELSLICDKADINVWELIELANKHPRVNILQPGCGVGGHCIAVDPYFIVADYPMESQIIGKAREINNYKAFWCAEKIKTAKLEFELKHGRKPSVALMGLAFKPNIDDLREAPAKYIAQKVLQDANQEVHYIVEPNVEEHPVYKLTDYKVAAEQADIIAYLVAHDEFKNLVVNSEATVLDFCGIKK; translated from the coding sequence ATGAAAGTAACAGTAGTCGGCCTAGGATACATCGGCCTCCCCACCGCAGCACTCATTACACAAAATAAAGTAGCCGTACATGGCGTCGACATCAATCAAAAGGTAGTAGACACCATTAACGCAGGAAAAATACATATTGTAGAACCAGAATTAGATACCGCTGTTGCTAATGCAGTAAAAAAAGGCTATTTAAAAGCAGGCACTACACCAATAGTAGGAGATGTTTACCTTATTGTAGTTCCTACTCCGTTTAAAGATAAAAACGAACCTGATATTTCATTTGTAGAGGCTGCAACAAAAGCGGTATTGCCTTTATTAAAAGAAGGTGATTTATATATTATTGAATCTACCTCTCCTGTAGGTACTACAGAAAAGATGGCCAATCTTATCTATTCTGAAAGGGCTGAATTAAAAGACAAATTACATATTGCGTACTGTCCTGAACGTGTATTACCAGGTAATGTAATGTACGAGTTAGTACATAACGATAGAGTAATTGGTGGTGTTGATGAGGTCTCTACTCAAAAAGCCATCGACTTTTATGCTAATTTTGTCAAAGGACAATTACATCCTACGAATGCACGTACAGCTGAGATGTGTAAGTTGGTAGAAAACTCATCTAGAGATGTACAAATTGCTTTTGCCAACGAGTTGTCTTTAATCTGTGACAAGGCAGATATCAATGTTTGGGAATTGATTGAATTGGCCAACAAACACCCTCGTGTGAATATTTTACAACCGGGTTGTGGTGTTGGAGGACACTGTATCGCAGTAGACCCTTACTTTATAGTAGCTGATTACCCTATGGAATCTCAAATTATTGGTAAAGCAAGAGAAATCAATAACTATAAAGCTTTCTGGTGTGCAGAAAAAATCAAAACAGCCAAACTAGAATTTGAATTAAAACATGGTCGTAAACCATCTGTTGCTTTAATGGGGTTAGCATTCAAGCCCAATATTGATGACTTACGTGAAGCTCCCGCTAAATATATCGCTCAAAAAGTATTACAAGATGCCAATCAAGAGGTACATTATATTGTGGAACCTAACGTTGAAGAACATCCAGTTTATAAATTAACAGATTATAAAGTTGCTGCTGAACAAGCAGACATTATTGCTTACTTGGTCGCTCATGATGAATTTAAAAATTTAGTTGTGAATAGTGAAGCAACTGTTTTAGATTTTTGTGGGATTAAAAAATAA
- the wecB gene encoding non-hydrolyzing UDP-N-acetylglucosamine 2-epimerase, with translation MQKILLVFGTRPEAIKMAPLVKEFQKDQENFDTKVCVTAQHREMLDQVLNFYEITPDYDLDLMKPNQNLFTLTADIITGMKPILDEFQPNHVFVHGDTTTTMATSLAAFYSGAKVSHIEAGLRTYNKLSPFPEEINRQITGRIADYNFAPTKTSEENLLSEKTPAENILVTGNTVIDALYFSVEKVNQLENHPEIEKLKNLVDTSKDLVLVTGHRRENHGQGFLNICQALKNIAEQSDAQIIYPVHLNPNVQKPVYEILSDVDNVHLIDPLSYPSFVWLMDKAKLIVTDSGGVQEEAPSLGKPVLVMRDTTERPEAVDAGTVILVGTNTEKITQEGLDLLTNEERYKQMSQLHNPYGDGKASERVVNFMRDLEVVPQ, from the coding sequence ATGCAAAAAATATTACTCGTTTTCGGAACCCGACCAGAAGCCATAAAAATGGCTCCTCTAGTCAAAGAATTTCAAAAAGATCAAGAAAATTTCGACACAAAGGTTTGTGTAACCGCTCAACACCGCGAAATGCTTGACCAAGTATTAAATTTCTATGAAATTACCCCAGATTACGATTTGGATTTAATGAAACCCAATCAAAATCTATTTACACTTACTGCCGACATTATTACGGGTATGAAACCCATATTAGATGAATTTCAACCAAATCATGTTTTTGTACATGGTGACACCACTACAACAATGGCAACTAGTTTAGCTGCATTTTATAGTGGAGCTAAGGTAAGTCATATTGAAGCAGGGTTAAGAACGTACAATAAGCTTTCTCCTTTCCCTGAAGAAATCAATAGACAAATTACTGGACGTATTGCGGATTATAATTTTGCCCCTACTAAAACATCAGAGGAGAATTTATTGTCTGAAAAGACACCTGCAGAAAATATATTGGTAACAGGTAATACCGTAATTGATGCCCTTTACTTTAGCGTAGAGAAAGTAAATCAATTAGAAAACCATCCTGAAATAGAAAAATTAAAAAACTTAGTAGATACTTCTAAAGACCTTGTACTTGTTACAGGACACCGTAGAGAAAATCACGGACAAGGTTTCTTAAATATTTGCCAAGCATTAAAAAATATAGCTGAGCAGTCGGATGCACAGATCATCTACCCTGTTCACTTAAACCCAAATGTACAAAAACCAGTCTATGAGATACTATCTGACGTAGACAATGTACATTTAATAGATCCACTCTCCTATCCTTCATTTGTATGGTTAATGGACAAGGCAAAACTAATTGTAACCGACAGTGGTGGTGTTCAAGAAGAAGCCCCTTCTCTAGGTAAACCTGTATTAGTAATGCGAGATACCACAGAAAGACCTGAAGCAGTAGATGCCGGCACAGTAATTCTTGTAGGTACAAACACAGAAAAAATCACTCAAGAAGGACTAGACCTCCTAACAAATGAAGAACGTTACAAACAAATGAGCCAATTACATAATCCTTACGGAGATGGTAAAGCGAGTGAAAGAGTTGTAAACTTCATGAGAGACCTAGAAGTAGTTCCTCAGTAA
- a CDS encoding type II toxin-antitoxin system Phd/YefM family antitoxin → MAKSKNNSLEEIKYLLSTKANRDNLNASLEEIEKGKSTTSANINALFNDLGI, encoded by the coding sequence ATGGCAAAAAGTAAAAATAATAGCTTAGAGGAAATAAAATATTTATTGAGCACAAAAGCCAATCGAGATAATTTAAATGCTTCCTTAGAAGAAATAGAGAAAGGAAAATCTACTACATCTGCTAACATTAATGCTCTTTTTAATGATTTGGGTATATAG
- a CDS encoding UpxY family transcription antiterminator, producing the protein MAIYTKPRAEKKVAERLADRGYEVYCPTYTTLRQWSDRKKKVTLPAIPSYVFIRIQENLRWEVLKDTAALNFVFWQGKPAVLRDEHIEAFRRFMGELSDTSTVNMADLTSGDRVLIKKGNFDGTEANILKINKKDITLLLPELGIKLVCQHEDIDTLNQ; encoded by the coding sequence ATGGCGATCTACACGAAACCTCGTGCAGAAAAAAAAGTAGCAGAGCGCCTCGCTGATAGAGGTTATGAAGTCTACTGCCCTACTTACACCACTCTTCGCCAATGGAGCGACCGAAAAAAAAAGGTAACGCTTCCCGCAATTCCCTCTTATGTATTTATTAGAATTCAAGAAAACCTTCGTTGGGAGGTCTTGAAAGATACTGCTGCCTTAAACTTCGTATTTTGGCAAGGAAAACCAGCTGTTCTTAGAGACGAACACATAGAAGCGTTTCGACGTTTTATGGGTGAGCTTTCTGATACAAGTACAGTAAACATGGCTGACCTCACTTCTGGCGACCGTGTACTCATTAAAAAAGGAAACTTTGATGGTACTGAAGCCAATATTTTAAAGATAAATAAAAAAGACATCACCCTACTTCTACCCGAATTGGGTATTAAGTTGGTATGTCAACATGAAGATATAGATACACTCAATCAATAG
- a CDS encoding ArsR family transcriptional regulator — MLDALITSKTRLKLLLKFFINPTNTSYLRGLATEFSESTNSVRVELNRLEKADMLMSFVEGNKKLFKANTKHPLYTDIQTIVLKYVGIDAIIEKVLNNLGEVQQVFLVGDLANGTNNKTIELLIVGEVNEEYLQSTIHKVENTIKRSICYTIESIPLFNEHSLPVPSLKIWEDTNAN, encoded by the coding sequence TTGTTAGACGCACTAATAACTTCAAAAACCCGCCTTAAATTACTCCTTAAGTTTTTTATCAATCCTACAAACACATCTTACCTTAGAGGATTAGCAACTGAATTTTCAGAGTCTACCAATTCGGTACGAGTGGAGCTGAACCGTTTAGAGAAAGCTGACATGCTGATGTCTTTTGTAGAAGGAAATAAAAAACTTTTCAAGGCCAACACCAAGCACCCTTTATATACAGACATACAAACCATTGTATTAAAATATGTAGGTATTGATGCTATAATTGAAAAGGTATTAAACAACCTTGGTGAGGTACAACAAGTATTTTTAGTAGGCGATCTAGCCAATGGCACCAATAACAAAACCATTGAGTTATTGATTGTAGGCGAAGTAAATGAAGAGTATCTGCAGTCGACCATCCATAAAGTAGAGAATACAATAAAGCGTTCAATATGCTATACCATAGAAAGTATTCCACTATTTAATGAACATTCTTTGCCTGTCCCCTCATTAAAAATTTGGGAAGATACAAATGCAAACTAA
- a CDS encoding nucleotidyltransferase family protein: protein MNIINEIHSIRIQNLCEKYNVEKLFLFGSAVTGSLKKDSDIDFLVRFKRGELSSYFENYMALKENLKLLFNRRIDLVEEQSLRNPIFINSINKQKELIYG, encoded by the coding sequence ATGAATATAATTAACGAAATTCATAGTATTCGAATACAAAACTTGTGTGAGAAATATAATGTTGAAAAATTATTTCTCTTTGGATCTGCAGTAACAGGTTCTCTAAAAAAGGATAGTGATATTGATTTTTTGGTGAGGTTTAAGAGGGGTGAGCTATCTAGTTATTTTGAAAATTATATGGCTTTAAAAGAAAATTTGAAATTACTTTTTAATAGACGAATTGATCTCGTTGAAGAGCAATCTCTTCGTAATCCAATTTTCATAAACTCTATTAATAAACAAAAAGAGCTCATTTATGGATAA